A single genomic interval of Homo sapiens chromosome 7, GRCh38.p14 Primary Assembly harbors:
- the RSPH10B2 gene encoding radial spoke head 10 homolog B2 isoform X8, with amino-acid sequence MVKEKKKADKKGEKSARSPSSLSDNLDFSKQDGNTTRQEMSPAGVPLLGMQLNEVKPKKDRQNVQQNEDASQYEESILTKLIVESYEGEKVRGLYEGEGFAAFQGGCTYRGMFSEGLMHGQGTYIWADGLKYEGDFVKNVPMNHGVYTWPDGSMYEGEVVNGMRNGFGMFKCSTQPVSYIGHWCNGKRHGKGSIYYNQEGTCWYEGDWVQNIKKGWGIRCYKSGNIYEGQWEDNMRHGEGRMRWLTTNEEYTGRWERGIQNGFGTHTWFLKRIRSSQYPLRNEYIGEFVNGYRHGRGKFYYASGAMYDGEWVSNKKHGMFFCLQGRLTFKNGRVYEGAFSNDHIAGFPDLEVEFISCLDLSSGVAPRLSRSAELIRKLDGSESHSVLGSSIELDLNLLLDMYPETVQPEEKKQVEYAVLRNITELRRIYSFYSSLGCGHSLDNTFLMTKLHFWRFLKDCKFHHHKLTLADMDRILSANNDIPVEEIHSPFTTILLRTFLNYLLHLAYHIYHEEFQQFIP; translated from the exons atggtgaaagaaaagaaaaaagcagacaaaaaaggGGAGAAGTCTGCCCGCTCTCCCTCATCTCTCTCTGATAATCTAGACTTTTCCAAACAAGATGGCAACACCACTAGGCAAGAGATGTCCCCAGCTGGTGTCCCATTGCTGGGAATGCAGCTCAACGAAGTGAAACCCAAAAAAGACCGCCAAAACGTTCAGCAGAACGAAGATGCCAGCCAATACGAAGAGTCCATTCTGACCAAACTCATAGTGGAAAG ctATGAAGGGGAAAAGGTTCGTGGGCTGTATGAGGGAGAAGGCTTCGCAGCCTTTCAAGGCGGTTGTACCTATCGT ggTATGTTTTCAGAAGGACTCATGCATGGACAGGGGACTTATATTTGGGCCGATGGATTAAAATATGAG GGCGACTTTGTGAAGAATGTCCCGATGAACCACGGCGTGTACACGTGGCCGGACGGCAGCATGTATGAAGGCGAAGTGGTCAACGGCATGAGGAACGGATTCGGGATGTTCAAGTGCAGCACCCAGCCTGTGTCCTACATCGGCCACTGGTGCAATGGCAAGCGGCACGGGAAG GGCTCCATTTATTACAATCAAGAGGGTACGTGTTGGTACGAGGGAGACTGGGTACAAAACATCAAAAAGGGCTGGGGAATAAGATG TTATAAATCTGGAAATATATACGAAGGCCAGTGGGAAGACAACATGCGCCACGGGGAGGGGAGGATGAGGTGGCTGACCACCAACGAAGAGTACACCGGGCGGTGGGAGAGGGGCATCCAG AATGGCTTTGGAACACACACATGGTTTCTAAAGAGAATCCGCAGTTCCCAGTATCCTTTGAGAAATGAATACATAGGGGAGTTTGTAAATGGATATCGTCACGGACGTGGCAAGTTTTATTATGCCAGTGGAGCCATGTATGATGGAGAATGGGTTTCCAATAAGAAACATGGCATG TTTTTCTGTCTGCAGGGCCGATTAACTTTCAAGAACGGGCGTGTGTACGAAGGCGCATTCTCCAATGACCACATAGCTGGGTTTCCGGATCTTGAAGTTGAATTCATCAGCTGCCTGGACCTGTCTTCAGGAGTTGCCCCAAGACTGTCCAGGAGCGCCG AACTGATCAGAAAGCTTGATGGCAGTGAAAGTCATTCTGTGTTGGGATCGAGCATTGAGCTGGATCTAAATTTGCTCCTGGACATGTACCCTGAGACAGTCCAACCTGAAGAAAAGAAGCAG GTGGAATATGCCGTCTTAAGAAATATTACAGAATTAAGAAGAATTTACAGCTTTTACAGCAGCCTGGGATGCGGCCACTCTCTGGATAATACCTTTCTGATGACAAAGCTTCACTTCTGGAGATTTCTAAAAGATTGCAAATTTCATCACCACAAACTAACTCTTGCTGATATGGACAGGATATTAAGTG ccaATAATGACATACCAGTTGAAGAAATCCATTCTCCATTTACAACAATACTTTTGAGAACATTTTTGAATTACCTCCTGCATTTGGCGTACCACATTTATCATGAAGAATTCCA GCAATTTATTCCGTGA
- the RSPH10B2 gene encoding radial spoke head 10 homolog B2 isoform X5, with protein sequence MVKEKKKADKKGEKSARSPSSLSDNLDFSKQDGNTTRQEMSPAGVPLLGMQLNEVKPKKDRQNVQQNEDASQYEESILTKLIVESYEGEKVRGLYEGEGFAAFQGGCTYRGMFSEGLMHGQGTYIWADGLKYEGDFVKNVPMNHGVYTWPDGSMYEGEVVNGMRNGFGMFKCSTQPVSYIGHWCNGKRHGKGSIYYNQEGTCWYEGDWVQNIKKGWGIRCYKSGNIYEGQWEDNMRHGEGRMRWLTTNEEYTGRWERGIQNGFGTHTWFLKRIRSSQYPLRNEYIGEFVNGYRHGRGKFYYASGAMYDGEWVSNKKHGMFFCLQGRLTFKNGRVYEGAFSNDHIAGFPDLEVEFISCLDLSSGVAPRLSRSAELIRKLDGSESHSVLGSSIELDLNLLLDMYPETVQPEEKKQVEYAVLRNITELRRIYSFYSSLGCGHSLDNTFLMTKLHFWRFLKDCKFHHHKLTLADMDRILSANNDIPVEEIHSPFTTILLRTFLNYLLHLAYHIYHEEFQKRSPSLFLCFTKLMTENIRPNACQIKGNLFREQQRTLYSMSYMNKCWEIYLAYCRPSAAPPHEPTMKMRHFLWMLKDFKMINKELTAATFMEVIAEDNRFIYDGIDSNFEPELVFLEFFEALLSFAFICVTDQMTKSYTNVPADDVSGNKHETIYTILNQDAQNKSPSAVMSHESDAAHSDSARSSSSKLELSPDVNKIRKSEPKIKKSVSHERVSKMNFKLTGKGITFFSSESTS encoded by the exons atggtgaaagaaaagaaaaaagcagacaaaaaaggGGAGAAGTCTGCCCGCTCTCCCTCATCTCTCTCTGATAATCTAGACTTTTCCAAACAAGATGGCAACACCACTAGGCAAGAGATGTCCCCAGCTGGTGTCCCATTGCTGGGAATGCAGCTCAACGAAGTGAAACCCAAAAAAGACCGCCAAAACGTTCAGCAGAACGAAGATGCCAGCCAATACGAAGAGTCCATTCTGACCAAACTCATAGTGGAAAG ctATGAAGGGGAAAAGGTTCGTGGGCTGTATGAGGGAGAAGGCTTCGCAGCCTTTCAAGGCGGTTGTACCTATCGT ggTATGTTTTCAGAAGGACTCATGCATGGACAGGGGACTTATATTTGGGCCGATGGATTAAAATATGAG GGCGACTTTGTGAAGAATGTCCCGATGAACCACGGCGTGTACACGTGGCCGGACGGCAGCATGTATGAAGGCGAAGTGGTCAACGGCATGAGGAACGGATTCGGGATGTTCAAGTGCAGCACCCAGCCTGTGTCCTACATCGGCCACTGGTGCAATGGCAAGCGGCACGGGAAG GGCTCCATTTATTACAATCAAGAGGGTACGTGTTGGTACGAGGGAGACTGGGTACAAAACATCAAAAAGGGCTGGGGAATAAGATG TTATAAATCTGGAAATATATACGAAGGCCAGTGGGAAGACAACATGCGCCACGGGGAGGGGAGGATGAGGTGGCTGACCACCAACGAAGAGTACACCGGGCGGTGGGAGAGGGGCATCCAG AATGGCTTTGGAACACACACATGGTTTCTAAAGAGAATCCGCAGTTCCCAGTATCCTTTGAGAAATGAATACATAGGGGAGTTTGTAAATGGATATCGTCACGGACGTGGCAAGTTTTATTATGCCAGTGGAGCCATGTATGATGGAGAATGGGTTTCCAATAAGAAACATGGCATG TTTTTCTGTCTGCAGGGCCGATTAACTTTCAAGAACGGGCGTGTGTACGAAGGCGCATTCTCCAATGACCACATAGCTGGGTTTCCGGATCTTGAAGTTGAATTCATCAGCTGCCTGGACCTGTCTTCAGGAGTTGCCCCAAGACTGTCCAGGAGCGCCG AACTGATCAGAAAGCTTGATGGCAGTGAAAGTCATTCTGTGTTGGGATCGAGCATTGAGCTGGATCTAAATTTGCTCCTGGACATGTACCCTGAGACAGTCCAACCTGAAGAAAAGAAGCAG GTGGAATATGCCGTCTTAAGAAATATTACAGAATTAAGAAGAATTTACAGCTTTTACAGCAGCCTGGGATGCGGCCACTCTCTGGATAATACCTTTCTGATGACAAAGCTTCACTTCTGGAGATTTCTAAAAGATTGCAAATTTCATCACCACAAACTAACTCTTGCTGATATGGACAGGATATTAAGTG ccaATAATGACATACCAGTTGAAGAAATCCATTCTCCATTTACAACAATACTTTTGAGAACATTTTTGAATTACCTCCTGCATTTGGCGTACCACATTTATCATGAAGAATTCCA AAAGAGAAGCCCATCCCTCTTCTTGTGTTTTACAAAACTGATGACCGAGAACATTCGTCCAAATGCCTGCCAGATAAAAG GCAATTTATTCCGTGAGCAACAGCGGACGCTCTACTCTATGAGTTACATGAATAAGTGCTGGGAGATTTATCTCGCTTACTGCAGACCCAGTGCAGCGCCTCCCCACGAGCCTACGATGAAGATGAGACACTTCCTCTGGATGCTGAAA gactttaaaatgataaataaagaaTTAACAGCAGCTACATTTATGGAGGTCATAGCAGAGGATAATCGTTTCATATATGATGGAATTGACAGCAACTTTGAACCTGAG ctgGTTTTCCTGGAATTCTTTGAAGCTCTCTTAAGCTTTGCATTCATCTGTGTTACTGACCAAATGACTAAATCCTATACAAATGTTCCAGCTGATGATGTGTCTGGAAATAAACATGAAACTATTTATACAATACTAAATCAG GACGCCCAGAACAAGAGTCCCAGCGCGGTCATGAGCCACGAATCGGATGCTGCTCACTCTGACAGTGCCAGGTCATCTTCCAGCAAGTTAGAACTCTCGCCTGATGttaacaaaataaggaaatcAGAG